TACAGTAAAGTGTCCATACGGTTTCTTTGGTTATATCCAATTGATCCTGAAACAAAACAAGGATGCATAAGATTTTATCgtccaaaattattatttccaatGCACAAGACTTCCtaaaccaaaatttaattcataacACACTCACCCATAGCTTGCTTTCCCATGGCACATTGATACGTGTTCCGCGGACTCTGATTATGATGCGGATATGGAACTAGTCCAGCACACACACCTAATAGAGTGAATGGAGCTATTTCTAAATGTGTCGTTTGTAGTGTAATATCTTTCTCATAGCATGCAATGAAGCTGTCGTTTTCTTCGTTAACATCAAGAAACTCTATCAATCCTGcaacaatgaaatttaatgtcaaTAAGTTAACGGAGCCACTACACAAAAACGTATGAAAATAGGTAATGAACATGATTTTTATAGCGTTTGTACAATATATTATGTCGTTTAATATTTACCATCATGTAAAAagtcttcaaaatttctgaTTCCTTTCTCCAATTCCATTATGTGGTGCCTACTGACAAGTGGTTGTCCTGCTTCCACCAGAATGTAAGGCCTACACAATCTACCCCCGTCCGAACTTATGTAAACACACTTGTGCAGGAAGCTAGCGTAAATCGACacataatttgatattttaccCTTTCGCCGCATTAATCTGAATACATCTATTAGTTTTTTGTAGTTTGTAGTCACACCGAGGATATTACCTGAAAAAAAGTGAACATAATTCACATGTTCATACATGCATACGCTGTCAAACTTGACTGTATGCATGTATGAATATGTACCCAATTTCCATCTTATCTACGAAATCAAATacttatacaaaattttagttatCGGCATCCGTTCAAATAGTTTGAAAACGCTAAAACTGTTGGTAAATATATGCTATTCCAACTTATAAAAAATCTCGGATGGTCATGGGACAGAGATATTGTTTCCCTGTACTAATAAAGGGCAGAAAGTATGTGCCTTGAAATTTGCTAAATGTATAACCCCAAATATTCTCTCAAACAAGTTACCGTTTGGCTTTTTTACAAGAGATTAAATCATGTTGAAGCACTATCCGTATTTGGTCATTCCGCAATGagcaattcaaataatatttacttaccattcagaaaaacaataaaggcAAGCGATGAGTGAATGGCAATACTTGCAACCATCCCAATATCTTCTACGCCAGCGTTTCTTGCTAGCCGTGTTATCGGAAACTCGTCTATGTCTGTGGTAATGTGTGTCATCAATGCTAAATTCTTTACTAAGCCACAAGCCtacaataatgaaaaagtatTTCATGATACGATTGGtacattaaaacttaattttgtGAATCTCAAGTATAGCAATTTTATAACTTAAGGAAGTTGGTGACAACTTCAAGCAACCAATCTGAAGTATGCTATTGGAGCTCATAAGATACCACAAGTCAAATAGTCCCAGTGTATCCACCACTTAAACTTTATGGAAGCTATGAATATCGCAGTGTATCTCTCATGGATATGGTTTCTTCTTTAATCCTAACTTAGGAGTTACCTCTCCTTCCGGTGTGTCGCTGGGACACAACATTCCCCATTGACTTGGCTGCAAACTACGTGGTCCAGAAACCTTCCTAGTCGactcaaattgtgaatttACTCTTGTCATCATTCCCAAAGCGGAAATATAACTCAATCTAGACAATACTTGCGTGACACCCAATCTTTCCATTCTGAAACGTTTAATAGTCCaatttcccttaaaaaaatacacagaagatcttaataaaacaatattcaaAAGGTTCAAATTAgacataaacataataagtTTACTGTTTGAGTTATTAAACTTACACTATTAATATAACTCACCGTAGAAATAGCAAAAACTAAACAGTTTGTTATCACGTCCGGTCTCATATATTTTACAATGTCAAATTGCGTGGCTCTTTGTTTGGGTATGTTTTTTTCAGCGGTGGATTTCAATTCGtaattaaaacgtttaaaagcATCTTCAAACAATAATGATATCAAAGACCCTGCCAGTTCCATCCGTTTGTTTCCATAATAATCTCTATCATCTAGAAactttttatcattttgaCCCTGTATCACCCGATTTACCTACAAACGCATACAGTGAACAGCCAAGAGTGGACCTAGACCTTATTGGATTGGGCATGTTTGCCGAGAAGGGGATCTTAGTTatcaaaggaatttttttcaacaaaagaCGTAACTCTCAAATAGGATGAGACGGACACATATGCAAcaggtgtttaaaaaataatatttaccatGAGGCCCAGATACACAGCTTTAAGTCGAAACTCATACTCAATTACGGGGACGTGAGCCAATATTGTAGTGGCCAATAAGTCTCTTGCTTCGTCTGTGGGTGTTTTTACTTTCGATGCAGAAACTGCAAATCTGTAGAAATCAAACATTCAAACAAACGCAATTTTACATGAATCGTTACCgcttatatacatataacagGGCCAGTTAAACGGAAGAGACTATAAGTAATATAGCCTCTACCATTTAACTGACAGTCGCCCTTTCATTTCATGGAAGAGACTATATGTAGTATAATCTCTTCCATAGTACTGCTCGTACcttttagttattattttgctccctaaatatttcaaagccGCTTCTTGGGTATATATCTTCAGTTTATGGCATTCTTCCAAAGTCGGAGTGAGCTTATGTATATCTGTAATGCCAATCAATTcacaaatttctttatcacTCAGAATGTCCATGGCTTTAAATATAATGGAAACTGGAATTGGCTGAAAGAAACAGCCTAATAAAGAATGTCACTGTGGATACTCCATTTGTCGCGTTTTTTATTGGTAACagtattggaaaaataatatactttTATTCCTATCTAAAGAATCTCAATTCATTATTTCTGCACTCAATGTGCTAATGTAAAACTCTATTACTATGAGTGCCATTAAAGAACTTACATCTGTGAATATGTTGTGACCCATAAAATACTTATTTCCTTTCACAAAAACCATTGTGCGAGATTTTTTCTCATGAGTGGAGCTAGTAACTTGACACTGAACTCCCCACTTCCCTTCCTCCACCAACATCCGATTCTTTGACAACTGTTCCTGAATGAGAATGACTTTCTCCTGAcctttaacaacaaaatatccGCCAGGATCTAAAGGACATTCATTCATTTTTGCTAATTCGAATTCTGATTTATTATATAGAGTGCAGTTTGAAGACTTCAACATTATAGGCATTCTGCAAATAAATGCTAATGACTTTATTATTCTTTAGCAGAAATTAGAATATGTACCTTCCAATTAACAATCCTTTTCTAGACAGTCTCTGTGTTTCCTTTGTATACACAATATCAACAGATATAGGAGCTGCATAAGTCAAGTCACGTAGCCGGCATGTGTGAGGTGCTGCTTCACTAGTAACATTATAACCTTCATCGATGGTAGGAACTCCAACATGAACATTAGTGTATCtgtaaaaagaattattttgttaCACAGAGTGTTACCAAATCAAACAGtcatagaaaatatatatttgtacGGACACATTTTGAGGTATTAGTCCAAGCCACTAAATTATATGAtgatatgtttatatgaacttatCGTTGTACTCCAAATCATTTAGTAGAGAGTAAGTTTTGAGATACCCTGTGTTATACTTACTCAATATAAAACAGAGGATCAGCATCACATGTTACTCTGTTATTTGCTTCtacaattttcttgatttctaCATTGATGAAGTAATTAAATGAGTCAATATGTTGCTTAATCAATCCCTTGATTTTAAGAAATGCAGGAACTAACTtccatttttcctaaaaattatataatttcaaagtaaacaaaattatatattagatcacatttaatatattcaaaaattgagtttCTCTGATGTGtctcatttattatttgtctttGAAGTATAATACTTGGGGTTTAGGATTTCACAAATGTCTTTTGTTGCACATAAAGAATGATTAGCTGAAAAGGACGTGAGTAAATAGGAACCATTTCTACGAAGCATTCAAAGTCCTCCGTCTAAGTGCCTATGGTATGCTTTGAAGGTTTGAGACTATTCTTATCATTACCTCCCTTCTAGTATCCACATACCTCAATTTCTTTTACTGGCTTGTGGTAGAATTTAGAATCCCCAAATAACGATGtattaaaatcttcaaattcgGGCATCTTCAAGAACTTATGACTATATAGATTCttcactattattattatgaacgAAGACCATAGAAATAGCGAATGTCTTGTGGTTTGAGGTTATGAAATAGATATAATGAATGCTCTATTTTCTAATTACTGAATTCGGTTTTGTAATCGGAGCTTTTGAAATGCTCGGTAACGTTCGTTTGTCACCGATCACTTGGAGCGCTCGGTAAACAGTTCGTCTATGTTAGTCCTATGTGCTCCCAAGCTCCTGACCTTGATCAAAGCTTAAGAAGCAGCTTAAACTTCGACAAAGCTATGTaaccaaaaattgaaatattaaaagaaataagaaaaattttaactaaatcgTGCAAGTAaactttacaaaaattgatttatattcGCAGCATATTATAAGGTAatctaaaacttttaaaagttCTTCAACTTTGTCCTCAGTGGACAGTCATAAGACACTGTCACTGTCAACCTTCAATGACATCACTCAACTGGAcctaaatttgataaatagtaaataattaaaataattattttgatatgCGTTGGTATTATCAGTCATGATtcatgattttaattaaaattaccgTATATCCAGCATTGTGATTGTAGAATGATATAAGTTGCTATTCTTGAAACTCTCCAAAGTCTGTTTTTACAATGGAAACTCCATGCAGTGCCAAAAATTATACCTAAAGTGATGAGTTAAACTGTTAAAAAACTGTGTTTACTAGTTTAGTTTTTTGATACATCCTGATGCTGAGGATTTATTTACCTCCACCAAGGATTTATATGAAGAAGGACCGTCCTACTTTAAGCAATTTGTGTACATATATTCTGAGTTACAGGTAGTATGCTTAGATTGCTATTCAAGGCCTAGTTAAGTGTTGAAGTGTGT
This portion of the Euwallacea fornicatus isolate EFF26 chromosome 4, ASM4011564v1, whole genome shotgun sequence genome encodes:
- the RpIII128 gene encoding DNA-directed RNA polymerase III subunit RPC2, with translation MPEFEDFNTSLFGDSKFYHKPVKEIEEKWKLVPAFLKIKGLIKQHIDSFNYFINVEIKKIVEANNRVTCDADPLFYIEYTNVHVGVPTIDEGYNVTSEAAPHTCRLRDLTYAAPISVDIVYTKETQRLSRKGLLIGRMPIMLKSSNCTLYNKSEFELAKMNECPLDPGGYFVVKGQEKVILIQEQLSKNRMLVEEGKWGVQCQVTSSTHEKKSRTMVFVKGNKYFMGHNIFTDPIPVSIIFKAMDILSDKEICELIGITDIHKLTPTLEECHKLKIYTQEAALKYLGSKIITKRFAVSASKVKTPTDEARDLLATTILAHVPVIEYEFRLKAVYLGLMVNRVIQGQNDKKFLDDRDYYGNKRMELAGSLISLLFEDAFKRFNYELKSTAEKNIPKQRATQFDIVKYMRPDVITNCLVFAISTGNWTIKRFRMERLGVTQVLSRLSYISALGMMTRVNSQFESTRKVSGPRSLQPSQWGMLCPSDTPEGEACGLVKNLALMTHITTDIDEFPITRLARNAGVEDIGMVASIAIHSSLAFIVFLNGNILGVTTNYKKLIDVFRLMRRKGKISNYVSIYASFLHKCVYISSDGGRLCRPYILVEAGQPLVSRHHIMELEKGIRNFEDFLHDGLIEFLDVNEENDSFIACYEKDITLQTTHLEIAPFTLLGVCAGLVPYPHHNQSPRNTYQCAMGKQAMGSIGYNQRNRMDTLLYNLVYPQIPMCKTKSIELSNFDKLPAGQNATIAVMSYSGYDIEDALILNKASIDRGFGRCLVYKNSKCLMKRYQNQTVDRIQGPMIDIQTNQPMWKHKCLDADGIASPGELIENKQTLVNKSIPSGSTLPGSTLLGTASNSAVEYKDTPLSYRNVEPSYIEKVLVSTNEEDTTLIKLLLRQTRRPEIGDKFSSRHGQKGVVGLIVEQEDMPFNEYGICPDIIMNPHGYPSRMTVGKLLELLSGKAGTVEGKFHYGTAFGGSKVEDVGDELVKHGYNYQGKDVFYSGIDGQMLEAYIYSGPVYYQKLKHMVQDKIHGRARGPRAVLTRQPTEGRSRDGGLRLGEMERDCLIGYGASMMLVERLMVSSDQCEVDVCNQCGRLGYCGWCNSCKSSAQVSSITMPYACKLLLTELQAMNITARLTLSH